One Dokdonia sp. Dokd-P16 genomic window carries:
- the mraZ gene encoding division/cell wall cluster transcriptional repressor MraZ, with the protein MINLIGTYECKIDAKGRLMLPQAFKKQLAPILQDGFVLKRAVFQKCLELYPIAEWNTLSAKVNKLNRFNKKNDEFIRRFNAGVKPVEVDGTGRVLVSKDLGNFAKLEKSIVVNAAFNILEIWDKDLYEKAIDEAALDFADLAEEVMGDSDIPDGLS; encoded by the coding sequence GTGATTAACCTCATTGGAACATACGAATGTAAAATAGACGCTAAGGGCCGACTCATGTTGCCTCAAGCGTTTAAAAAGCAGCTGGCTCCTATCCTTCAGGATGGTTTTGTGCTTAAGCGCGCTGTGTTTCAAAAGTGCCTTGAGTTATATCCTATTGCAGAGTGGAACACGCTAAGTGCAAAGGTGAATAAGCTTAATCGTTTTAATAAGAAGAATGATGAGTTTATACGTCGTTTCAATGCAGGTGTTAAGCCAGTAGAAGTTGATGGAACAGGAAGAGTTTTAGTGTCTAAAGATTTAGGAAATTTTGCAAAACTTGAGAAGTCGATTGTGGTAAATGCTGCTTTCAATATTCTGGAGATTTGGGATAAAGATTTATACGAAAAAGCCATTGATGAGGCAGCACTAGATTTTGCAGATCTTGCTGAGGAAGTGATGGGAGATAGCGATATACCAGATGGATTATCATAA
- a CDS encoding alpha/beta fold hydrolase, which yields MKHDLITEGKFTYLEKGEGTPIIILHGLMGGLSNFDAVTSHFSENGYKVVIPELPVYTMPLIKTGVKSFAKYLDEFIEMKGYEEVILLGNSMGGHVGLYHTKMSPEKVKALVITGSSGLYESAMGESYPKRGDYEYIKKKAQGVFYNPECATKEIVDEVYDTVNDRNKLLKTLAIAKSAIRHNMAQDLPDMNTPTCIIWGRQDGVTPPEVAEDFNKLLPDSDLFWIEECGHAAMMEKPTEFNDILLKWLKQREF from the coding sequence ATGAAACACGACTTAATTACCGAAGGGAAATTTACTTATCTAGAAAAAGGCGAAGGAACACCGATTATCATTCTTCATGGTTTAATGGGAGGCCTGAGTAATTTTGATGCAGTGACTTCTCATTTCTCGGAAAATGGGTATAAAGTGGTAATCCCGGAACTTCCAGTATACACGATGCCTCTTATTAAAACAGGGGTGAAATCGTTTGCTAAGTATCTTGACGAATTCATTGAAATGAAAGGCTATGAAGAAGTAATTCTTCTAGGCAATTCTATGGGTGGTCATGTGGGACTGTATCACACTAAAATGTCTCCAGAAAAAGTAAAGGCTCTTGTAATTACAGGCAGCTCTGGACTTTATGAAAGCGCGATGGGAGAAAGCTACCCTAAGCGTGGTGATTATGAGTACATCAAAAAGAAAGCACAAGGAGTATTTTATAATCCTGAGTGTGCTACCAAAGAAATTGTAGACGAAGTTTACGACACAGTAAACGATCGCAATAAATTACTTAAGACGCTTGCTATAGCAAAAAGTGCAATACGTCATAACATGGCACAAGACCTTCCAGATATGAATACACCTACTTGTATTATCTGGGGACGTCAAGATGGTGTTACTCCACCTGAGGTTGCAGAAGATTTTAATAAATTACTTCCAGACTCAGATCTGTTTTGGATAGAGGAATGTGGTCATGCAGCTATGATGGAAAAGCCAACAGAGTTTAACGACATTTTGTTGAAGTGGCTTAAACAAAGAGAGTTTTAA
- the yihA gene encoding ribosome biogenesis GTP-binding protein YihA/YsxC, producing MKIKSASFVVSNSEVTKCPNTRIPEYAFIGRSNVGKSSLINMLTNRKSLAKTSGRPGKTQLINHFLINENWHLVDLPGYGYARVSKKDKKYFQKFITDYFEQREQMISAFVLVDCRHEPQKIDMEFMEYLGEKEIPFSIIFTKADKLRPQALERNIEVYKKIMLDGVWWEFPKYFVSSASHGDGQDEILGYIEDLNENLKPGY from the coding sequence ATGAAAATCAAGTCTGCCTCTTTTGTAGTAAGTAACTCCGAAGTCACAAAGTGCCCTAACACTCGCATTCCAGAATATGCCTTTATAGGCCGCTCTAATGTAGGAAAGTCTTCGCTTATTAATATGCTTACTAACCGTAAGAGTCTGGCAAAAACATCTGGAAGACCTGGTAAGACGCAGCTTATTAATCACTTCTTGATTAACGAAAACTGGCACCTCGTAGATTTACCTGGTTACGGATATGCTCGTGTATCTAAGAAAGATAAAAAATACTTTCAAAAATTCATTACAGATTACTTTGAGCAACGCGAGCAAATGATCTCTGCCTTTGTGCTTGTAGATTGTCGTCACGAGCCTCAAAAAATCGACATGGAATTCATGGAATATTTAGGCGAAAAAGAGATTCCATTTTCTATCATTTTTACCAAAGCAGATAAGCTACGTCCACAAGCGCTCGAACGCAACATAGAAGTCTATAAAAAGATTATGCTTGATGGTGTATGGTGGGAATTTCCTAAATACTTCGTGAGCAGCGCATCACATGGTGATGGTCAAGATGAAATTTTAGGCTACATAGAAGA